A single genomic interval of Prionailurus viverrinus isolate Anna chromosome A2, UM_Priviv_1.0, whole genome shotgun sequence harbors:
- the LOC125154871 gene encoding zinc finger protein 709-like translates to MDSVAFEDVTVNFTLEEWALLNPSQKKLYRDVMQETFRNLASVGDKWEDRNSKSLYEHETNRRRVVESPCQSKEGSQRGDPRRQNPSPKQIKKISTGIKLRKCSFCGQVFRHHSSFSRHMLSHTGHKLYQYQEYEEKPYKCKECGKAFKHRQSIRVHVRTHTGEKPYKCQHCGKAFKHCQSIRKHERIHTGEKPYACKQCGETFRYRHNFQKHERTHTGEQPYRCKHCGKALSCLSYCRVHERTHTGEKPYECKQCGKAFSYASYIRIHERTHTGEKPYECKKCGKAFSCPNYFRKHEKTHSGEKPYECKQCGKGFSCPRSFRSHEKRHRGEKPYECKVCGKTYSCPVYFRNHERRHSGEKSYECKICGKSFSCPKYFRKHERSHTGEEPCECNDCENAPVSPLAIFQRHVMKATGDGPYKCKECGKVFDCPNYFRCHEKIHSGEKPYGCKECGKAFSSSMSLQNHERSHSRKKPHECKECGKAFSFPCSLQKHERSHTGEKPYECKQCGKAFTYLSSMQKHERTHSGEKPYECKQCGKAFIYLSSMQKHERTHSGEKPYECKQCGKAFITLSNVQRHMIKHTGDGPCKCKECGKAFDCPSSLRTHERTHTGEKPYQCKHCGKAFTRPSSLRNHERTHSGA, encoded by the exons GACTCAGTGGCCTTTGAGGATGTGACTGTGAACTTCACCCTGGAGGAGTGGGCTCTTCTGAATCCTTCCCAGAAGAAACTCTACAGAGATGTGATGCAGGAAACCTTCAGGAACCTGGCCTCAGTAG GAGACAAATGGGAAGATCGTAACAGTAAAAGTCTGTATGAACATGAGACAAATCGAAG GCGCGTGGTAGAGAGTCCCTGTCAAAGTAAAGAAGGTAGTCAGCGCGGAGACCCCCGCCGCCAGAATCCAAGTCCTAAGCAGATAAAGAAGATTTCTACCGGAATCAAACTCCGTAAATgcagtttctgtggacaggtgtTCAGGCATCATTCATCCTTCAGCAGGCACATGCTCTCCCACACTGGCCACAAACTGTACCAGTACCAGGAATACGAAGAGAAGCCTTATAAGTGTAAGgagtgtgggaaggccttcaAACATCGCCAGTCCATCCGCGTGCACGTCAGGACTCACACCGGCGAGAAACCTTACAAGTGCCAGcactgtgggaaagccttcaagCACTGCCAGTCCATTCGCAAGCATGAAAGGATCCACACCGGCGAGAAGCCCTACGCGTGCAAACAGTGCGGAGAAACGTTCCGGTACCGCCACAACTTCCAGAAACACGAGCGGACGCACACCGGAGAGCAGCCCTACAGGTGTAAGCACTGTGGGAAAGCCCTCAGTTGTCTCAGCTACTGCCGGGTTCACGAGCGAACTCACACCGGCGAGAAACCGTACGAGTGTAAgcaatgtgggaaagccttcagttaCGCCAGTTACATCCGAATACACGAGAGAACTCACACCGGAGAGAAGCCTTATGAGTGCAagaagtgtgggaaagcctttagttGCCCAAATTACTTTCGAAAACATGAGAAAACGCACAGCGGGGAGAAACCCTACGAGTGTAAGCAGTGCGGTAAAGGCTTCAGCTGCCCCAGGTCCTTCCGCAGTCACGAAAAGAGACACCGGGGCGAGAAGCCGTACGAATGTAAGGTATGCGGTAAAACCTACAGCTGCCCCGTATACTTTCGAAACCATGAAAGGAGACACAGCGGGGAGAAGTCCTATGAATGCAAAATCTGCGGGAAGTCCTTCAGTTGTCCCAAGTATTTTCGAAAACACGAGAGAAGTCACACGGGCGAGGAACCCTGTGAATGTAACGACTGTGAGAACGCTCCCGTGAGTCCTCTCGCGATATTTCAAAGGCACGTGATGAAGGCCACCGGAGATGGACCTTACAAGTGTAAGGAGTGCGGGAAGGTCTTCGACTGCCCCAATTACTTTCGGTGTCACGAAAAGATCCACAGTGGAGAAAAGCCATACGGATGTAAGGAATGTGGCAAAGCCTTCAGTTCCTCCATGTCCCTTCAAAACCACGAAAGAAGTCATAGTAGGAAAAAACCtcatgaatgtaaggaatgtggcaaAGCCTTCAGTTTTCCCTGTTCCCTCCAGAAACACGAAAGAAGTCACACCggggagaaaccctatgaatgtaaacagtgtgggaaagccttcactTACCTCAGTTCTATGCAAAAACACGAAAGAACTCACAGTGGAGAGAAGCCGTATGAATGTAAgcagtgtgggaaagccttcattTATCTCAGTTCTATGCAAAAGCACGAGAGGACCCATAGTGGAGAGAAGCCGTATGAATGTAAgcagtgtgggaaagccttcatcACTCTCTCAAACGTTCAAAGGCACATGATAAAGCACACCGGAGATGGACCTTGTAAATGTAAGGAGTGTGGGAAGGCCTTCGATTGTCCAAGTTCGTTGCGAACACACGAACGGACTCACACCGGGGAGAAACCCTATCAGTGTAAACATTGTGGTAAAGCCTTTACTCGTCCCAGTTCCCTACGAAACCACGAGAGAACTCATAGCGGAGCGTAA